GAAGCCGTGCAGCCAAACGCCCCCACAGAATAAGGAAGTTGCCATGCGCGAAGCTCTCCACCAGACCTTCACCACCCACGACGGCGTCGAGCTGTTCTATCGCCACTGGCCGGCCACCGCCACCTCGCCGGAGACCCCGCGCCAGGCGGTGCTGCTGTTCCACCGCGGCCACGAGCACTCCGCGCGTATCGCCCATCTGGTGGACGAGCTGGACCTGCCGCAGTTCGACTTCTTCGCCTGGGACGCCCGGGGCCACGGCCAGTCGCCCGGCGCCCGGGGCGACAGCCCGAGCTTCGCCACCAGCGTGCGCGACGTGCAGACCTTCTGCGATCACTTGCGCAGCAGCCACGGTATCGACGAAGAGCACATCGCCGTGGTGGCCCAGAGCGTCGGCGCGGTGATCGCCGCCACCTGGGTCCACGACTACGCACCGCGCATCCGCGCTCTGGTGCTGGCGTCGCCGGCGTTCAAGGTCAAGCTCTACGTGCCTTTCGCCCGTCCGGGCCTGGCGCTGCTGCGGCGTTTTCGCGGCAACTTCTTCGTCAACAGCTACGTCAAGGCACGCTTCCTCAGCCACGACCCGGAACGCGTGGCGTCCTATGACAGCGACCCGCTGATCACCAAGGCGATCTCGGTGAACGTGCTGCTGGGCCTGTACGAAGCCGCCGAACGCGTGGTGGCCGATGCCCAGGCGATCCAGGTGCCGACCCAGTTGCTGATCTCCGGCGCCGACTTCGTCGTGCATCGCAAGCCCCAGGAGCAGTTCTTCGAGCGCCTGGGCAGCCTGCACAAGGAGAAGCACATCCTGCCGGGCTTCTTCCACGACACCCTGGGCGAGAAGGCCCGGGCGCCGGCCGTGGCCAGTGCCCGGCGCTTCATCCTGCAGAATTTCGCCCGGCCGCTGGAGCGCCCCGCCCTGCTCGACGCCGACCGCCTGGGCCCGACCTGCGCCGAGTCCGAAGCGCTGGCCGCGCCGCTGCCACGCAACTCGCCGCGCGACCTGTACTGGCGCCTGACCCGCGCCAGCATGCGCCTGGGCAGCCAGCTCTCGGCCGGGGTCAAGCTGGGCTTCGACACCGGCTTCGACTCCGGCAGCACCCTGGACTACGTGTACCGCAACCAGCCCACCGGCACCTCGGCCGTGGGCCGGATGATCGACCGCAACTACCTGGATTCCATCGGCTGGCGCGGCATCCGCCAGCGCAAGCTGCATGTGGAAGAGTTGCTGCGCCTGGCCATGGAGAAACTCCGCGACCAGCGCCGCGAGGTGCGCATCGTCGATATCGCCGCCGGCCACGGGCGCTACATTCTCGAAGCCTTGCAGGGCGTCAGCCCGCTGCCCGAGTCGATCCTGCTGCGCGACTACAGCGACATCAACGTGCGCGACGGCAGCGCCCTGATCGCGGAGAAGGGGCTGGGCGAGATCGCCCGCTTCGTCAAGGGTGACGCGTTCGACCGCCAGGACCTCGCCGCCCTGGAGCCCAAGCCGACCCTGGCGGTGGTCTCCGGGCTGTACGAGCTGTTCGCCGACAACCAGATGGTCGGCGATTCCCTGGCCGGCCTGGCCGCCGCCGTGGAACCGGGCGGCTACCTGGTCTACACCGGGCAACCGTGGCACCCGCAGCTGGAACTGATCGCCCGCGCCCTGACCAGCCACCGCGCGGGGCAGGCCTGGGTGATGCGCCGCCGCACCCAGGCCGAGATGGACCAGTTGGTGGAAGCCGCGGGCTTTCGCCGGATTACCCTGCGCGTCGATGAGTGGGGTATTTTCAGCGTGTCGCTGGCGCAGCGGGTGCAATGATGGCCACCGC
This portion of the Pseudomonas sp. MRSN 12121 genome encodes:
- a CDS encoding bifunctional alpha/beta hydrolase/class I SAM-dependent methyltransferase, giving the protein MREALHQTFTTHDGVELFYRHWPATATSPETPRQAVLLFHRGHEHSARIAHLVDELDLPQFDFFAWDARGHGQSPGARGDSPSFATSVRDVQTFCDHLRSSHGIDEEHIAVVAQSVGAVIAATWVHDYAPRIRALVLASPAFKVKLYVPFARPGLALLRRFRGNFFVNSYVKARFLSHDPERVASYDSDPLITKAISVNVLLGLYEAAERVVADAQAIQVPTQLLISGADFVVHRKPQEQFFERLGSLHKEKHILPGFFHDTLGEKARAPAVASARRFILQNFARPLERPALLDADRLGPTCAESEALAAPLPRNSPRDLYWRLTRASMRLGSQLSAGVKLGFDTGFDSGSTLDYVYRNQPTGTSAVGRMIDRNYLDSIGWRGIRQRKLHVEELLRLAMEKLRDQRREVRIVDIAAGHGRYILEALQGVSPLPESILLRDYSDINVRDGSALIAEKGLGEIARFVKGDAFDRQDLAALEPKPTLAVVSGLYELFADNQMVGDSLAGLAAAVEPGGYLVYTGQPWHPQLELIARALTSHRAGQAWVMRRRTQAEMDQLVEAAGFRRITLRVDEWGIFSVSLAQRVQ